One Bradyrhizobium zhanjiangense DNA segment encodes these proteins:
- a CDS encoding branched-chain amino acid ABC transporter permease encodes MTAQAIIQSLASGLLMGLLYGLIAVGLALIFGLMDVVNFAHGEFLMIAMYASFFLFAFFAIDPLLSAPLVAAALFVFGAVVYLLIVRFAMRAKANAGMVQIFSTFGLAIVMRGLAQFFFTPDYRSIPQSWLGGKTISVAGIFLPEPQLIGALVSILAFAGLYFFIHRTDFGRALEATREDPGAVALVGIDKNRVFALGWGLGAALVGLAGAIMAVFFYIYPDVGASFALIAYVTVALGGFGSVFGAFAGGIIVGLVEAVTALVLPPSLKSVGIYAVYLLVVFIRPRGLFGSM; translated from the coding sequence GTGACAGCCCAAGCCATTATCCAGAGTCTCGCGAGCGGCCTGCTCATGGGCCTGCTCTACGGACTGATCGCGGTCGGCCTCGCGCTGATCTTCGGCCTGATGGACGTCGTGAACTTCGCCCATGGCGAGTTCCTGATGATCGCGATGTATGCGAGCTTCTTTCTGTTCGCCTTCTTCGCCATCGATCCCTTGCTGTCGGCGCCATTGGTTGCGGCGGCGTTGTTCGTGTTCGGAGCGGTGGTCTACCTGCTCATTGTACGCTTCGCCATGCGAGCCAAGGCCAATGCCGGCATGGTGCAGATCTTCTCCACCTTTGGCCTTGCCATCGTGATGCGCGGCCTGGCGCAGTTCTTCTTCACGCCGGATTATCGCAGCATTCCGCAGTCATGGCTCGGCGGCAAAACTATTTCGGTCGCCGGCATCTTCCTGCCGGAGCCGCAGCTGATCGGCGCGCTGGTTTCGATTCTCGCCTTTGCCGGTCTCTACTTCTTCATCCATCGCACCGATTTCGGCCGCGCGCTGGAAGCGACGCGTGAGGATCCCGGCGCGGTGGCCCTCGTCGGCATCGACAAGAACCGCGTGTTCGCGCTCGGCTGGGGTCTTGGCGCCGCGCTGGTCGGCCTCGCCGGCGCGATCATGGCGGTGTTCTTCTACATCTATCCCGATGTCGGCGCCTCCTTTGCGCTGATCGCCTATGTCACCGTGGCGCTCGGCGGCTTCGGCAGCGTGTTCGGCGCCTTCGCTGGCGGCATCATCGTCGGTCTCGTCGAAGCGGTCACCGCCTTGGTGCTGCCGCCGTCGCTGAAGTCGGTCGGCATCTACGCCGTCTACCTGCTCGTCGTCTTCATCCGGCCGCGCGGCCTGTTCGGGTCGATGTGA
- a CDS encoding ABC transporter substrate-binding protein: protein MTISRRDVLLGATATAALVPLAARAQTSEVVIGVIYPFSGGSAQQGVDAQKAYETALEVINKDTDFDLPLAKGEGLPGLGGAKVRLVFADHQADPQKGRAEAERLITQEKVAAIIGTYQSAVAVTVSQICERYQIPFVSADNSSPSLHRRGLKYYFRAAPHDEMYSAAMFDFFDAMKKKGTKIETLSLFHEDTIFGTDSGNAQAKIAGERGYKIVTDIKYRANSPSLSAEVQQLKTANADVLMPSSYTTDGILLVKTMAELGYKPNAIVAQDAGFSEKALYDAVGDKLEGVISRGTFSLDLAQKRPMVGKINAMFKARSGKDFNDLTSRQFMGLIILADAISRAKSTDGEKIRDALAATDIPGEQTIMPWKRVKFDEAGQNNDADPVLLQYVGGKFVTIFPPQAAIAEAIWPMK from the coding sequence ATGACGATCTCTCGCCGCGACGTGTTGTTGGGAGCTACCGCTACAGCCGCCCTGGTGCCGCTGGCAGCGCGCGCACAGACTTCGGAAGTCGTGATCGGCGTGATCTATCCGTTCTCCGGCGGCAGCGCGCAGCAGGGCGTCGATGCGCAGAAGGCCTATGAGACCGCGCTCGAGGTGATCAACAAGGACACCGATTTCGACCTGCCGCTGGCGAAAGGTGAGGGCCTGCCGGGCCTCGGCGGCGCAAAAGTGCGCCTCGTGTTCGCCGACCATCAGGCCGATCCGCAGAAGGGCCGCGCCGAGGCCGAGCGCCTGATCACGCAGGAAAAGGTCGCCGCCATCATCGGCACCTATCAGAGCGCGGTCGCCGTCACCGTCAGCCAGATCTGCGAACGCTACCAGATCCCGTTCGTCTCCGCCGACAATTCCTCGCCGAGCCTGCATCGCCGCGGCCTGAAATACTATTTCCGCGCCGCGCCGCATGACGAGATGTACTCGGCCGCGATGTTCGACTTCTTCGATGCCATGAAGAAGAAGGGCACCAAGATCGAGACGCTATCGCTGTTCCACGAGGACACTATCTTCGGCACCGATTCCGGCAACGCCCAGGCCAAGATCGCCGGCGAGCGCGGCTACAAGATCGTCACCGACATCAAGTATCGCGCCAACTCGCCGTCGCTCTCGGCCGAGGTGCAGCAGCTCAAGACCGCCAATGCCGACGTGCTGATGCCCTCGAGCTACACCACCGACGGCATCCTGCTGGTCAAGACCATGGCCGAGCTCGGTTACAAGCCGAACGCGATCGTGGCGCAGGACGCCGGCTTCTCGGAGAAGGCGCTCTATGATGCCGTCGGTGACAAGCTCGAAGGCGTGATCTCGCGCGGCACCTTCTCGCTCGACCTCGCGCAGAAGCGCCCGATGGTCGGCAAGATCAACGCGATGTTCAAGGCGCGGTCGGGCAAGGACTTCAACGACCTCACCTCGCGCCAGTTCATGGGCCTGATCATCCTCGCCGACGCCATCAGCCGCGCCAAGTCGACCGACGGCGAGAAGATCCGCGATGCGCTGGCGGCGACAGACATCCCCGGCGAGCAGACCATCATGCCCTGGAAGCGCGTCAAGTTCGACGAGGCGGGCCAGAACAACGACGCCGACCCGGTGCTGCTGCAATATGTCGGCGGCAAGTTCGTCACCATCTTCCCGCCGCAGGCCGCGATCGCCGAGGCGATCTGGCCGATGAAGTAA